Sequence from the Denticeps clupeoides chromosome 20, fDenClu1.1, whole genome shotgun sequence genome:
CATCTcagagaaaatacattttttgtctaATAAATGGACGGCTGCCCTCACAACTCAGTTTAatattgaaagtaaaaaaaaaaaacacaggtcaATCTgaacatgccaccacacctcacaccccgGCAAACGGTCACCGTACAATCAATTAATAGTGCACTTTAGTTGGAATCTCTTACTTAATGTTCGTATTCTGCTATGTACTCGGTCAGCGCAGTATCCATAACCGCTACCCAGCGATGTCTTTGGACATTTGCTTGCATTccgtaaaagtgaagtgattttcattgtgatgcacagcacacggtgcacacagtgaaatgtgtcctctgcattttaacccatcaccctgagtgagcagcgggcggccatgacaggtgcccggggagcagtgtgtggggacggtgctttgctcagtgacacctcagtggcaccttggcggatcgggaaactaaccgacaaccttctgattacggcgccgctaccttaattgctaggccaccactgcccctaattcTTAGCttgcttttttacttttttactagCCTTGTTCCCCTTTTGTTCGAATTCAATTATTTCATAACTGGAAAAAATGCACAGCCAGAAAAAACAGAGCGATTCAGGATGCATTTCCCTGCGTGTTGTACAGGTATAACTATGCAAATAGAAGTCTTGAATCTTGAAGAGCCTTGAAGAGGAGAATGAGTGAAGTGAAGCTGAGCTTTGCGTCATCGCCTAGATGCTtcagtacctttttccggatggtaggagggttgaagagtgcatgtgaggggcgTGTAGAGTctttcacaatgctggtggctttctggaTGCGGCGTGTATGGTAAATGTTGTGGAGTGAAGAGAAACTCAGACGATCTTCTCAGCTATCCTGAGAAGCTGCGGGGTCTTGTGGACTGATACGGTGCACTTcacaaaccagacagtgatgcagctggtcagaatgctctcaatagtccctctatagaaggtggtgaggatgggtggtgggagatggtgCACCCATCATTTACTGACCTTGCTGTTCATGATCTGGGGCGGTCAAGTTGGTCAAGTCTGGGTTCAGCAATAAAATGAACAACTCGAATGCGCTGAATAGACAATACAGGATTgaaataactgttttttttatcgttATTAATTCACCCATATTTACTGGCCACATGCAGGTCATGCCAAGTTTTGTGATGTCTTTTTCTAGATCAGGTTTTAGCTTTCAGATTACATTGTAGCGGCACTATATGTGCtgtaaataatttaacattttattttatttgcaagaTCAACAAACCCCAGCTGGTCACTTGATGAGAAAACGAAAGGTTCATGTTAGAAATGGAAGGTTGCGTCCTGCCAAACCGGTTTTGACACCTGAAGTGTTCGGTCACAGAGTGCGAGTGCATGAAAGTTGAAtaaacaaagaaggaaaaacaaaggaaaagcCGCACAAAGCAAAAAACGGGGACACGTATTTCCATTTCAAATggcatatacatatatacaaagcAGCGCtatttcaaactttttttttgctcctccaCTGCAATGTTAATTTATAAGGGGATaactcccccccaaaaaagaacaaatatcaAAATATTCCTATTAAATAGTTATGACTTTTGTTTGTCTACCTGTATTCAAGTCCAAGTTTTTGTTAAGCTTAAAATTCTAACCAATTCACATAGAAATACAACATTAGAGCCATAGTAAATAACAGTACTTTTATGCAAGGTTCATAACATCTTGGTGGCAGATTACGCAGGACACCTTTGGATATTTAGATGTTTTCTGGGCCATCAGTAACAAGCAagaaattgtcattttttgaTGATTAAGGTGTTCTGGCTAGAAAtataaaagagaaaataaagactCAGCATTTATAAAAAGAAGTCTTTACACCTGACACATTActctaaaagttttttttctgtgaagtcATGCATATTTATTGACTCGGTTATACACTAAATAGGGGTTGCCTAAGTTCACCTTTTCGGCCTTGGACAAACAAAAGAATGATTTAGTAAAAAGTGTGACCTTTCAATAATTTAAATAGCTGAAATAAGGACGAGTTCAGCACCCACTATGATTAAAAACTGACGACCTCAGGAAGTACATTATGAATGTATTCAGTAAATATTATGTAATACGTATTATGTCATAAGTATATGcatgatatatgtatattacattatattactgGGAAGTAACATTTCCAAGTGCTAGTGATGCAATCATTGGcaaaatgaaataagtaaaggTATGGACATAACAGCACGATGGTGGAGGAATGGTGTGAAACCTGAAACATGTGTACAGTTGAGTCAGATGCCCCTCCtgcaaaaatatttcataaacagTACACTTTTTTTGgatgggggggagggggttctTTTcctaatttttttcctctgacTGTAATATCACATTCAAATTTTTAGACAGCACTTCTCCCAACATTTCCCAGACTGAGAAGGTCACTGCTGGTGTGATTTCCCCCTGGTCCCCGGAATACCTCATTGACTCGAACCTGTGACCCGTGGTCAAGCTCATACGTCAGGTCAACACTGAGGGCCGAGGATTTAAGAGCCGGGCCGATCGAGCTGAACTCAGTCTCCACTGAGCTCCATCCCACCTCTTGGTTCAACATGAGGTTTCTGCTCCTGCTCTTCTGCGCCTTCACCCTGCTGGCATTGGCCCAGGGACAGGTAAAGTGTCCTCTGTGGATTTAATGTCACCGATACGGCTGGATTCTTACCGCTGTTTTACGCTGTTGCAATGGAGATGGAAGGAATATGTTCCTTAAGTAGTATTTAAGGATTGTTATTAGTATTCCATTAATGTAGAtattactttctttttttaaagtatgtAAAATGCATGCGCAAAATTGCTGTAGTGTCAGGACTCGGACTTTGGGAGGTGTTCCGGTCCCGTATTCTGGAGTTTTGTATTGTGCTTATGTGTGGCCCCCGATTTCCTAAGTGTGTTCACATGTTGTGTCTAGAATCTATGCTTTATTGCTGCCCGGTTCTTGAATGTGTCCCCTGTCTACGTTGGTGTggactgtgctgtgctgtgtattgtCCTTGTACTCTCTTGTTTTAGTTAACTCGGTCTTGTGAAGTCGGGCATATGGGTCGTCCATCACTGCCATGCAGTGTGATGCTTTTTGATGATGTTCTGCTGTGAATCCTTGGGTCCTTCTGACCAAGCACATCCCTTTGTGGAATCTGTATTCCCTGATGGCGGTGTGAGTATGAGTCTGATCTATGGAAGCACCACCTTACAAGCTACTGGAATTgaatacaacgaaatgtgtcctctgtatttaaccatcacccttatgagcagtgggcagccatgacaggcgcccgaggagcagtgtgtggggacggtgctttgctgaatGACatctcagtggcaaccttctgattacgggacatcttccttacctgctaggccaccaccatgtCAGGTGGCTGGTGtaaatgttatggctgatcagatTATACTTTTTAAAGACTATGTAGTTCAGGCCTTTCTCTTGCCAGGAAATTGTTGTCATTGttaattcaatattttaattattacaatGGAATCCTATTTAGGGCATGTTCTATATGTGAAATTAATCTGAACCTGAGATAACAGATACATTTGGGCAGCTTACAGTTTATTATATTGAACATTTACTTGGCCTTTCTGGGATGCCAGACAAgcacaaaagtaaaaatgaattaCTCACTGTAAACATCTGTAATTTCTTCACACTTTTCAGAGCATCATcataaaaagcaagaaaagaagcaaaatggaaataatatgaatatttaaataaaatcagatTGCTTTTATTATCACATCACCTGACACCAATGCACAGGTGCATATAAGTGAGATTCTTGTGTGGTGTGACAAAAGGCAATTacaatttatgtaaataaatgaatgttatgTGCATTGTAGAAACAATAAacctatacatatacacatactaTTTTAATTCAACTGACTGTATCGTGCAAATAGGGCAGATTGAGGTTATGGGTCATGAGTTTGGTGGTTATGAGTCAGTGTGGCGCTGGTTTGTGGTCCGAGTGCATCTGATGGTTGGGTGGAAGAAAGGATGGAGTCAAACACTTCCCGCATTATTGGTTTACAGAGTTTCCAAGAAAGATCTGTCGAGTAAATAGTGTTCGATTTGTTCATTCAGTGAAAGTCAGTTTGGAACTCTGCATTTCCGCGAGTCACAATTTAAATGAGATGAGATTATCCGTGATTCTTCATTTCTAAGGTAGCATTTGTAGTTTGCCAAGGACGTATGCACCTACACACATTTTGGTCAGCTATTTTGTGTTTATCTAAAAACGTTCagacttttaaaaaattctttttgtttgtaCCGAAAAGGCTGCACATGGGAAAAGCCAGAGACTGAAACCAACTGTTGCAGCAGCAAAGCAAACAACTATGACGATGACAACTACACTTCCTCCAACAACTACAACTACAACTCCTCCAACTCCAACTACACTTCCTCCAACTACAACTACAACTACACTTCCTCCAACTACAACTACAACTACACTTCCTCCAACTACAACTACACTTCATACAATGACAGTACATACTACCAGCGTAGCCCAATCAACAAGCACCGGAGCTTCCTCGACTGGCACAAGCACAACTCTCTCGGGAACATCCAACAGCTCTAACAGCACTAGTAATTCTACTACAACTAGTAGTAATACCAGTTCTCCGAGTAGCAGCTCCTCAGGAACTGGCCTCAACGGTAGCCTGGTAACTTGTATGAAGTGCGTTCTGTTGTTAATGTTCCGGTTCTGAGCGGCTGAAACGTCCAAGACGAAAGTAAATTATTGGGTGTCACTTTCACAAGTTAACGATTAAGAAGGGTGGGACACTGAGTACGATATGTGAAATTAACCTGAACCCGTTAGTTGCTTTGGGCAGCTTACAGTTTATTATGTTGAACATTTTCTTGCCGATTCAGGGCTGCCAGACAAGTACAAAAGTACTATAAATTGGTAAATTCTTAACACTTTTCAGAGCATCGTctttaaaagaagaagaatgctGGCGAGGTATTTAGCTGTTTGCTATCGCTACTTTGCCTACCTTTTCTTTGACACTgagaatatttattttcatttgatgtTTGCACCCAAACTGTTCCAGCCATGTAACAGTGTGTGCAGCCCAAAATGTCTGCTAATTCTGTGCCATTACACGTTGGGCAgcattttcaaactggcaataAGCACAGTGCTGCGGCCTAAAGGTGTGACGTTAAACGTGTCCTCATATGAGTAAAAAGAGCCACTTGCTAGTCGTTGAAGAAACTCAATGAGAGGAgcctgactgacagctctcatgcatgcCACGCCTTTAAACCTCATCATTAACATCATTAAGCATCTAGTTTATTTCCTAAGAATGCCTCTGAGTTTACACTAGCATACATACCCATCGCTTAGTGCGtagcgccagtttgaaaatagtgcccactGAATGTAGTGCCCGCTTTGCTGATCATTGATCACCAGGATTTTAACTAGTTGATCAGGGGGTCTGGTTGGTTCCAGCATTATCCTAATCTTAACTTTCTGAACCTCATATGTGCTTCccctaaacttttttttgtctgtttaaaaatgaaatatgctgTATCTTTAAGTTTTTCAAAGCTGAACATTTAAGTATTTATTAAGGTTTGGAGCACTTTTCgttgttaaaaatgtataactGTGGATAATAGAAATAATGAGGTTATATTATGTAGCGTCTGTGGTCTAAAATGACCTTCTATTGTTCagttcatgtttttattcataatgAGATCCTTTTTAAGGGCTAATGTGGAATACCCCCATATACCCCCTATACTATAACTGCTATGCACCTTTTTGAGTTCTGTGAAAAAACATTTGATCTATCATGGTATTTAATTTGCCTTGTCTGGTCTGTCATTGCACAGAAATTGTGCAATGTACAGAATAAAattaaaggaagaaaaaaacctttattATCTGGTCATTTAATTTGCTGAGTGTCCGGATGCCATGTGTAACTTAGAGCATTCAGAACATTTAAAGGCAAAAGAAAATAATGCTGAAATGCAATATACTCTAGTTTGCTAAAGTGAAGAACAGGGGACGAGGTGTGtctcaaacattaaaaaaaaaatttttactcAGAAAAGCAAAACAAGAACAAGATATCAGTTCAGAAACCAGTTGGGCAACATGAACACAGCTTGTCACAAAGCTTGAAAAGAACGAATCGATGTCGGCCACAGACGACTCTTTCTGTGCGACATCATTTCAATCTTCTGCTCCACATAACGCTAGCAGAACAGTCTGGACATCTCCTTTAAAatgcttctgcaaaaaaaaaaaaaaaattgaaatggtAAAATTCATTTCCTTGCCgattatttctctctctctgtgtgtgtatgtgtatatatatatatatacacacacacacacgcaaaaaatatatatatatatacacacacacacacacacacacacacacacacacacacacatatatatatatatatcttttttttttttttttttcatggatttaTGTCACCTGTAAAGATGAGTAGAGGGAGGTGCCGGTTTCTTTCAGGTAGGCTACTCTGATTCTCAGCAAATCTTCTTCACAATGTGACACAAGAACATCCTGGACCACACCAccctgtgtacacacacacacacacacaaacatgtatgCATGGGGTAAACAAACACTAGACGTTTCGCCAAGCCACAGCTCACAAATATAACACAACTTTGAGGAGCCACCAAATTGATTATGGGATTAGAAAGCGGTAGGATTATTTAGGATTGCGCTACCTTCATGGACTGAAGACGCTGGGCCAAGTAAACACCTGGATTCTGTACCCACCGGACTTCGAACGGGACGGCATTTTGCAACATGCGTGGACAAATAACGACAAACACAAATACCTGTTTGTACATGAAACACATGACGCTGTTAAAACCgcaataatgtaaataatattacatCTTTACTTAAGGTCAGGTTATTACACAGTGTCTGACGTTGTGAGCAGAGCATCAGCCAGAACAGAACTggttcactcactcactcactcaccaagCGTCTTTAACCCCAGCTTCAGGTCTCCAGACAACAGTCCTCCAAAATGTTTCTGCAGCGCTTCATCCACCCTCTGGTCCCTCTCAGCTTCCAGTGTGTCCATCACTGCCAGCACACAAAAACACGCACCTTTCAAAGCCGTGGTTCAGTGGCAGCCAGCAGAGAAATATGACAAGGACGTCACCAATGCCAGTCATTTTGCAGTCATTTGTTAATTACAGGCTCGTCCTCCGCGAAACAACACAGGACTTCACCCAGGTTGAAATGACAGGCTACTGCAACCCCTCTGGGCTGCCAGCAGCATTGAGTTGGGTAATGTAGCTCCGGCGAAGCGGATTGTCTGCAGACATCTGATTGTTGGCCTTGGCTGATTTGGTGACAGGCGTCGCAGGCAGAAAGAATTTGGCCGGATTTCCTCTGAGGGTCAAATACAGTTGGGGCGGGTGACCCAAAACCTTTTCTTTATCGAATCTAACATGAAATTTACAACTTTAACAATGGAATGACAGCATTTTACATCTGTCTGGTGTTATTTTAACGGATCAAACAACTGTTTTGCATCaaaaaaagaggacatttcGCAATGACGCTAAACTTTTTGTCAGCATTTGGCtttgttttaaaaaggaaaatgtcTGTATTAATTGCTTGTGTTTGTACGAGGCAGACTATCGTTTCCAGCAGCATAAGCCCCCAAAAAACAACGCTATACTATCATTTGTACCATTGGCAAGATGCTGTGGGTTCTTTGTGGTGAGAATCTCAATCCATGGTGCCGAATCACTTTTCTTATTGCTGAGCTCTTTTGAAAGATGctgaaaaacatacaaaatagGTATGAATTTTAAAAGCTATTAATGCACAGTTCCGTTTCCTATTCGCTTGACCAGATGAGGGTCACGGAGGCAGCAGGATGATCTGGTCAGACTAGACGCCAGCACTGGGGGTCTCCAGCTGGTACTGGGAGATCTCCCAAGGTGCTCCCAAGACAGCCAGGAGACATAATCTGGGCCTTCCCTGGGGTCTCCACTCATTCCACTCCACATTTAGAGTTAATTATATTGTGACGATCACATTCCGAAAAAAATTTGCTTCTATGTTCTTGAGATCTAAACAGTTGAAAATGTACTTACATTAACATCCTGGTCAATGTTACCTTTGCCATATTCCTTCTGTGGGTCAGAGAAACATAAACGTTACCCTCCTCCTCAGATACATCCTTCCTGTCCTGGCAGTCTGCAGAATGGTtcttttaatggctgcccatGAAGTGCACTCTCTGATTAGCTTCTCTGTCATTGTTAGAGTAGAACAACCTTCAGCAAAGCCAGGAGGAGCTTGGTGAAGTCTCCACTGGTCTCGCTAATCAGGTCCTTCTCCAAGTCTCGATTGTATTCTGTCAATTAGTTAATATAGATGGATGAGCATTGAATCAACAGAGtattttttgttggtttgggTTCCAGTGTGAGCCCCTCACGTGTTTTGTAGGCTGCAGTGACCTTGCGGAGCTGTTCGGGCGTCCTGGTGCATAGAACCTCCAGCACAGTCTCCTCATCCGTCCCCAAGCCCTGACAAGACCCAACAGCGGGTTAAGTACATCACAGACGGGTACTGGCCACTCAGTTCGTGGAACCGGGTCACTAGTTGGTCACCAGTGAGAAGCTATGTACTGTAGCAATAATCTCCTCACCTCCATGGCCCGACGAAGCCGCTGGGCATCGAATTGTTCCGGGGTCATCATGAGGTTCAACATCAGGGTCTCCAAGTCTCCTGACACCACCGTTTTCAGCTCAGCTTTCAGATCCTGGCACAGTAAAGCTGGGACTTGAGGCGTCTAcactctttttaaaaaacaaagtacCTATGGATTGTTACGTGAGGATTATGATCACCTTCTGTGTAGCAGAGGAGAAGATCCTCATGATGTCCTGCCTTTGAGCGTTGTTGCGGTTTGTTAGGATCCTCACCAGAGACCCTGcgtctacatttacagcatttatcagacacccttatccagagcgacttacagtcagtatttacagggacagtcacccccttgagacactcaggattaagagtcttgctcagggacgcgatggtagtaagtgggatttgaacctgtgactttgtggtcttctcaAAAACGAGTATGTTACACACTGCCAGAGCTGGGTAGAGTAGTCAAAAATTTTACTCACGTTATTCAATATAAGTAAGAGTACAAAAGTATGTATTGATAAGACTACTCAACTAATGAGTAACTATTGGACTGTAATATCttatttgaaaaatatacagaaattctggtatttcctaataataataacatttaaaagtacaatttgtagtaattaatggactaaatctaAGTGtatcttatatattttttgtgtgtgtgtgtggtgaattTTTGCAGTGCTTGTGCTTGCGTgtagtcatgtgactgcatggctacatCCGATTGGTGAAACGATGTCATTACTCCCCACCTCTGGCCAGTGCTACCATCGACCCTCTACAAACGCAAGATTGTCACCTTTCTGCGCCAGCGCGTCCTGGATCCTTTCCACGTCCCTCCCCGCTTGGAAGTTGGGGGAGGGCCGCAGTGAACCCAGGGTTCCCCACGACATGTCTTCAGGCTGGGCGGGAAGAcaatagggtttttttttttttttggttatacATTCCTGAGCTACAGGCTCCGCTTTTTCTACATTCTGCTTCTGAACAAAGTGACACGGATGTCAGGTTCCAGGCATAATAATACGTTTTAGTGCTAAATACCTAAGAGTAGCCTAATAACATATTCACGCCGAGCGTGGGCTGCCCCACGGATGGCCGGTTGAACCTGAAATGCACCTTGCTTATCTCTGCTCCCATTGTGTGAGCGTCCTGCTGCCtgaaaagacataaaaacacatttcttttgtgAAATTCTTTAAATACTAGCTGAGTTGTTGCTAGTGTTCTTTTGAAGCTGACACATTTAAATCCTTAGCGTAGCGAAATAAGCAACAAGTGTACAAATGACTCTTTAGtaatcaatattttctaaattATGTTCGAAAAGACTTCTAAAAAGGTTCGTTGAGCCCCGCGAAATGAATTAAAACCTGAAGATAAAAGAATAAATCTGCATGAGCCGAGTAAAGAACGATGTACCTGTGCACCCGGCCTGGAGAAAGCCTCAGTGGTGGCGATGAGACCTGGAGGAATTTCTTTTAAAGCATCTTATCGCTTGTGC
This genomic interval carries:
- the anxa14 gene encoding annexin A2 isoform X1; the protein is MGAEISKPEDMSWGTLGSLRPSPNFQAGRDVERIQDALAQKDAGSLVRILTNRNNAQRQDIMRIFSSATQKDLKAELKTVVSGDLETLMLNLMMTPEQFDAQRLRRAMEGLGTDEETVLEVLCTRTPEQLRKVTAAYKTQYNRDLEKDLISETSGDFTKLLLALLKKEYGKGNIDQDVNHLSKELSNKKSDSAPWIEILTTKNPQHLANVMDTLEAERDQRVDEALQKHFGGLLSGDLKLGLKTLVRWVQNPGVYLAQRLQSMKGGVVQDVLVSHCEEDLLRIRVAYLKETGTSLYSSLQKHFKGDVQTVLLALCGAED
- the anxa14 gene encoding annexin A2 isoform X2; translated protein: MGAEISKPEDMSWGTLGSLRPSPNFQAGRDVERIQDALAQKDAGSLVRILTNRNNAQRQDIMRIFSSATQKDLKAELKTVVSGDLETLMLNLMMTPEQFDAQRLRRAMEGLGTDEETVLEVLCTRTPEQLRKVTAAYKTQYNRDLEKDLISETSGDFTKLLLALLKEYGKGNIDQDVNHLSKELSNKKSDSAPWIEILTTKNPQHLANVMDTLEAERDQRVDEALQKHFGGLLSGDLKLGLKTLVRWVQNPGVYLAQRLQSMKGGVVQDVLVSHCEEDLLRIRVAYLKETGTSLYSSLQKHFKGDVQTVLLALCGAED